One Chryseobacterium sp. StRB126 genomic region harbors:
- the pruA gene encoding L-glutamate gamma-semialdehyde dehydrogenase, with the protein MSKAISQVPLAVNEPVNSYEPGSPEVKSLIDTYKKMWAEKIEIPMIINGKEVKTDTKVQLQSPQDHAHDFGFYYQGGMQHVDDAINAALAAKQAWNELGWEQRAAIFLKAADLLAGPYRDVINAATMIGQSKNVHQAEIDSACEFIDFLRFNVEFMTEMYSEQPISDNGIWNRVEYRPLEGFCFAVTPFNFTAISGNLPTCMAMLGNVVVWKPSDKQVYSAKVIMDVLIEAGLPAGVINMIFTDGKETAEKVLAHKDFAGLHFTGSTKVFQGMWKMIGDNIHNYRTYPRIVGETGGKDFVIAHPSANVEAVATALVRGAFEYQGQKCSAASRAYVPKSLWADVKKVMEAQMATIKIGSPEDTSNFVNAVIDKNSFEKCKGYITRANESSEATVAIGGTCDDSKGWFVHPTVIETTNPQYESMVEEIFGPILSVFVYEDQDWKETLKIVDSSSPYSLTGSVFSQDRYAIAEAYKALENASGNFYINDKPTGAVVGQQPFGGGRASGTNDKAGSKMNLLRWTSVRSVKETFVSPKDYKYPYLG; encoded by the coding sequence ATGTCAAAAGCAATTTCGCAAGTACCATTAGCGGTAAATGAACCGGTAAATTCTTATGAACCGGGATCTCCGGAAGTTAAAAGCCTTATCGACACTTATAAAAAAATGTGGGCTGAGAAGATAGAAATTCCAATGATTATCAATGGAAAGGAAGTAAAAACCGATACGAAAGTTCAGCTTCAGTCTCCTCAGGATCATGCTCACGACTTCGGATTTTATTACCAAGGTGGTATGCAGCATGTGGATGACGCTATCAACGCGGCATTGGCAGCTAAACAAGCATGGAATGAACTAGGTTGGGAACAACGTGCAGCGATTTTCTTAAAGGCAGCTGATCTATTGGCAGGTCCTTACAGAGATGTAATTAATGCGGCTACAATGATCGGACAGTCTAAAAACGTACACCAAGCTGAAATTGACTCTGCTTGTGAGTTCATTGACTTCTTAAGATTCAACGTAGAGTTCATGACAGAAATGTATTCTGAGCAACCGATTTCTGACAACGGAATCTGGAACCGTGTAGAGTACAGACCATTAGAAGGATTCTGCTTTGCAGTAACTCCATTCAACTTTACAGCAATTTCAGGAAACCTTCCTACTTGTATGGCAATGCTAGGAAACGTTGTAGTATGGAAGCCTTCTGATAAGCAGGTTTATTCTGCAAAAGTAATCATGGATGTATTAATTGAGGCTGGTCTTCCTGCTGGGGTTATCAACATGATCTTTACAGATGGTAAAGAAACTGCTGAGAAGGTATTGGCTCACAAAGATTTTGCAGGTCTTCACTTTACTGGTTCTACAAAAGTATTCCAGGGAATGTGGAAAATGATCGGTGATAACATCCACAACTATAGAACCTATCCAAGAATCGTTGGAGAAACGGGAGGTAAGGATTTTGTTATTGCTCACCCTTCTGCGAATGTAGAAGCAGTAGCTACTGCTTTAGTAAGAGGTGCTTTCGAATACCAAGGACAAAAATGTTCTGCGGCTTCAAGAGCGTATGTTCCTAAATCTCTTTGGGCTGATGTGAAAAAAGTAATGGAAGCTCAGATGGCTACCATCAAGATTGGTTCTCCAGAGGATACCTCTAACTTCGTAAATGCTGTAATCGACAAAAATTCTTTCGAAAAATGTAAAGGATACATTACAAGAGCCAACGAATCTTCTGAAGCTACTGTAGCAATTGGTGGTACTTGTGATGATTCTAAAGGATGGTTCGTACACCCAACTGTAATTGAAACTACAAACCCTCAATACGAAAGTATGGTAGAAGAGATCTTCGGACCAATCTTATCTGTATTTGTTTATGAAGATCAGGACTGGAAAGAAACTCTTAAAATAGTTGATTCTTCTTCTCCTTATTCATTAACAGGTTCTGTATTCTCTCAAGATCGTTATGCAATCGCTGAGGCTTATAAAGCTTTAGAAAATGCATCGGGTAACTTCTATATCAACGACAAGCCAACAGGTGCCGTGGTAGGACAACAGCCTTTTGGTGGTGGTAGAGCTTCAGGAACTAACGATAAAGCTGGTTCTAAAATGAATCTTCTTAGATGGACGTCCGTAAGAAGTGTGAAAGAAACTTTTGTTTCTCCAAAAGACTACAAATATCCATACTTAGGATAA
- a CDS encoding DNA-3-methyladenine glycosylase I, translated as MSYCLAIDGMQPESRKELHKNYHDHYYGFPIHDDNELFGRLILEINQAGLSWETVLKKEESFRKAYDNFDIKKIAAYTEEDRERLLSDSGIIRNKLKVNAAIENAKTIIELQKDFGSFEKWIEHHHPKPLAEWMKLFKKTFKFTGGEIVNEFLMSTGYLKGAHHETCPIHAKVLDQKPLWREIEKN; from the coding sequence ATGAGTTATTGCTTAGCCATAGACGGAATGCAGCCTGAGAGCAGAAAAGAATTGCATAAAAACTATCATGATCACTATTATGGGTTTCCGATTCATGATGATAATGAACTGTTTGGAAGGCTTATTCTGGAGATCAATCAGGCCGGTTTAAGTTGGGAAACCGTTTTAAAGAAAGAAGAAAGTTTCAGAAAAGCTTATGATAACTTTGACATTAAAAAAATAGCAGCTTACACAGAAGAAGACCGTGAAAGACTTTTAAGTGACAGTGGGATTATCCGAAATAAACTCAAGGTGAATGCAGCTATTGAAAATGCAAAAACAATCATTGAGCTGCAAAAAGATTTCGGTTCTTTTGAAAAATGGATAGAGCATCATCATCCTAAACCATTAGCGGAATGGATGAAATTGTTCAAAAAAACCTTCAAATTTACAGGTGGTGAGATTGTGAATGAGTTTTTGATGAGCACCGGTTATCTGAAGGGAGCCCATCATGAAACCTGCCCGATTCATGCAAAAGTATTGGATCAAAAACCTTTGTGGAGAGAAATAGAAAAGAATTAA
- a CDS encoding NAD(P)H-dependent oxidoreductase — MKTLIIVTHPEIEKSVINKRWIEELEKYPEKYTVHQLYKAYPDGKINVAKEQELMESYDKIVFQFPFYWFSSPPLLKQWLDEVVLYGWAYGSNSGYKLSGKKMSLAVTAGIDEDGYSATGEYKYTMKELFRPYELTFDYIKAQYEEPFVYYGIERDSSDEWIEKSVPTYLDFLDNL, encoded by the coding sequence ATGAAGACCTTAATTATTGTTACACATCCTGAAATTGAAAAATCTGTCATCAATAAAAGATGGATTGAAGAATTGGAAAAATATCCTGAAAAATATACAGTTCATCAATTATACAAAGCGTATCCCGATGGTAAAATTAATGTAGCCAAAGAACAGGAACTGATGGAATCTTATGATAAAATTGTATTCCAGTTTCCCTTTTATTGGTTCAGCAGCCCACCACTTTTGAAACAATGGCTGGATGAGGTGGTTTTATATGGTTGGGCCTATGGAAGCAACAGCGGCTATAAGCTGTCAGGAAAGAAAATGTCATTAGCGGTTACTGCGGGAATTGATGAAGACGGATATAGCGCAACCGGAGAATACAAATACACTATGAAGGAACTGTTCCGTCCTTATGAACTAACCTTTGATTATATTAAAGCACAATATGAAGAACCCTTCGTTTATTATGGAATAGAAAGAGATTCTTCTGATGAATGGATTGAGAAAAGTGTTCCAACGTATCTTGATTTTTTGGATAATTTATAA
- a CDS encoding thioredoxin family protein: MKKIAIFSTLFISALAWAQGIKFEDGNFASILAKAKKENKLIFVDAYAAWCGPCKLMVKNIFPLKNVGDYYNSHFINAKIDMEKGEGIELAKKYNVKAFPTYLFIDGNGEAIHRTLGYVEEKDFIQFAMDANDPSKRLTSLKQQFEKGEKDPSFLKNLAELTIYNDAEFAEKVLNRYFQVKPTMDEEDAQLLISGIQTTESPLYKIFQDKKAEIVKLFPDDRYEKFNQNFQMSTITKKAYNPDTKTWNDQYFITEAQKLVSKENAEKLLKKLKASKALKNKDIALFEKLTLEVYQDYSKAGSNELNSAAWNFFENISNKTSLEKAVAWAQESVKKKESFANADTLANLYNKIGDKKNAKMWAEKSIELAKAEGQDSSDTEKLLKSL, translated from the coding sequence ATGAAAAAGATAGCAATATTTTCTACTCTATTTATAAGTGCATTGGCATGGGCGCAGGGCATCAAATTTGAGGATGGTAACTTTGCCTCTATCCTTGCCAAAGCTAAAAAAGAAAACAAACTGATCTTTGTAGATGCTTATGCAGCATGGTGTGGACCATGTAAACTGATGGTGAAAAATATTTTCCCTCTGAAAAATGTAGGTGATTATTATAACTCTCATTTCATCAATGCTAAAATTGACATGGAAAAGGGTGAAGGTATTGAGCTTGCTAAAAAATACAACGTAAAAGCTTTCCCGACCTATTTATTTATTGACGGAAATGGGGAAGCCATACACAGAACCTTGGGATATGTTGAAGAAAAAGACTTCATTCAGTTTGCAATGGATGCCAACGACCCAAGCAAAAGACTTACTTCTTTAAAGCAACAATTTGAAAAAGGAGAAAAGGATCCTTCATTTTTAAAAAATCTTGCAGAACTTACCATTTATAATGATGCAGAATTTGCTGAAAAAGTACTGAATCGTTATTTTCAGGTAAAACCTACAATGGACGAAGAGGATGCTCAATTACTTATTTCTGGTATACAAACTACAGAAAGTCCTTTATACAAGATCTTTCAGGATAAAAAAGCAGAGATTGTAAAGCTTTTCCCTGATGACAGGTATGAAAAATTTAATCAGAACTTCCAAATGAGTACAATTACTAAAAAGGCTTATAATCCTGATACTAAAACCTGGAATGATCAATACTTTATTACGGAAGCTCAGAAATTGGTAAGCAAGGAAAATGCTGAAAAATTATTAAAAAAACTAAAAGCAAGCAAAGCTTTAAAAAACAAAGATATTGCGCTTTTTGAAAAACTGACTTTAGAAGTATATCAAGATTACTCTAAGGCAGGTTCTAATGAATTAAACTCAGCAGCTTGGAACTTTTTTGAGAACATAAGTAATAAAACCTCTTTGGAAAAAGCTGTAGCATGGGCGCAGGAATCTGTAAAAAAGAAAGAAAGCTTTGCCAATGCAGATACGCTGGCTAATCTTTACAATAAGATCGGAGATAAGAAAAATGCAAAAATGTGGGCTGAAAAATCCATTGAACTGGCAAAAGCTGAAGGACAAGATTCTTCTGATACTGAGAAACTGTTAAAAAGCCTTTAA
- a CDS encoding tetratricopeptide repeat protein, producing the protein MSNNLLKLLFLLVTAISISAQKKNDFDQACERISSITAYKDLPKAIKTADSLYLSAHKPLDKVKSLMLSSELYHHGGDLKKAICYSENAHSLAELADDKEWIARVCKLLAKQYRQVGLYKRAKKYIAKGLEASRQISDFQESNEAEGMLNQEMAFYEMELGNYVNAIQYIEFSLRNFEKINSQSEDRTQAVSYQLLGDVYFKLNDYSVSEDYYRKAESLLKTGSCTLGLIYNGLGGIRVKQKNWKDAEVYLKKAENIADTSRSLKLKKAVYSNINDYYEGIGDNFKASLYAVKYMRAYDSIAARNQGFSGKTKDIVTKTHKGNGQMNVAKNAAIVILFVSLVGLIIFFKTRQKRQFTKLRNIIRTQMNVANGYKGSLVRQPVNSEFSNISVEEIDEKDSEEDRKRTDSLMTSETETKLLELLDEFEKGDLYNNKGMSLSFLAGELNTNTKYLSYVINQHKSSDFKTYVNRLRINYIVDKLINDEKYRQYKISILADECGFSSHSKFAAVFKAVTDFSPSAYIKHLDAENQLDKNVHFHENG; encoded by the coding sequence ATGTCTAATAATCTATTGAAACTTTTGTTCTTGCTGGTAACAGCAATCTCCATATCTGCCCAGAAAAAAAACGATTTCGATCAAGCATGCGAAAGGATTTCCTCTATCACAGCTTATAAAGATCTACCCAAAGCAATTAAAACTGCTGATTCTCTTTATTTGTCAGCTCATAAACCACTGGATAAAGTGAAAAGCCTTATGCTTTCCTCTGAACTTTATCATCACGGAGGAGATCTTAAAAAAGCAATTTGTTATAGTGAAAATGCCCATTCTTTAGCTGAGCTGGCTGATGATAAAGAATGGATAGCCCGTGTGTGCAAGTTACTGGCGAAACAATATAGACAGGTAGGGTTATACAAGAGAGCTAAAAAATATATTGCTAAAGGGCTGGAAGCTTCTAGGCAAATTTCTGATTTTCAGGAAAGTAATGAAGCGGAAGGAATGCTGAATCAGGAAATGGCTTTTTATGAAATGGAGCTTGGAAACTATGTAAACGCAATACAATACATTGAATTTTCCCTGAGAAACTTTGAAAAAATAAACAGTCAGAGTGAGGATAGAACCCAGGCGGTTTCTTATCAATTGTTGGGAGATGTTTATTTTAAGCTTAATGATTACAGTGTTTCTGAAGATTATTATAGAAAAGCAGAGAGTTTGTTAAAAACCGGAAGCTGTACTCTTGGATTAATTTATAACGGACTGGGAGGAATTCGTGTAAAACAAAAGAACTGGAAAGATGCTGAAGTATACCTGAAAAAGGCTGAAAATATTGCTGATACTTCCCGAAGTCTGAAATTGAAGAAAGCTGTTTATTCCAATATCAATGACTATTATGAAGGGATAGGAGACAATTTTAAAGCATCTTTATATGCCGTAAAATATATGAGGGCCTATGACAGTATTGCAGCCCGTAATCAAGGGTTTTCCGGAAAAACTAAGGACATAGTAACTAAAACGCACAAAGGAAACGGCCAAATGAATGTAGCAAAAAATGCTGCTATTGTTATTTTGTTTGTTTCACTGGTAGGTTTAATCATCTTTTTCAAAACAAGACAGAAAAGACAGTTTACAAAACTGAGAAATATAATAAGAACTCAAATGAATGTGGCTAACGGCTACAAAGGATCTTTGGTAAGACAACCTGTTAATTCTGAATTTTCAAATATATCTGTAGAAGAAATAGATGAGAAAGATTCTGAAGAAGACCGAAAGAGAACTGATTCTTTAATGACTTCCGAAACTGAAACTAAACTGCTTGAACTTCTTGACGAGTTTGAAAAAGGTGATCTTTATAACAATAAGGGAATGTCTCTTTCATTTTTAGCAGGTGAGCTGAATACCAATACCAAGTATCTTTCTTATGTTATCAATCAGCATAAAAGTTCAGACTTTAAAACTTATGTCAACCGGCTAAGAATCAATTATATTGTAGATAAACTTATTAATGATGAGAAGTACAGACAATATAAGATCAGTATTTTGGCTGATGAATGTGGGTTCTCTTCACACAGTAAATTTGCAGCAGTATTCAAAGCGGTTACAGATTTCTCCCCATCAGCCTATATTAAACATCTTGATGCTGAAAATCAGTTGGATAAAAATGTTCATTTTCATGAAAACGGTTAA
- the ureB gene encoding urease subunit beta, protein MIPGEIFVKEGTIICNEGRETVKIKVTNTGDRPIQVGSHFHFFEVNKAMSFDREKAFGKRLNIVASTAVRFEPGEEKEVELVEIGGTKKAMGFNNLVDGQVDSEDQKKASLAKVEELNFKNY, encoded by the coding sequence ATGATACCAGGAGAAATTTTTGTAAAAGAAGGCACTATTATCTGTAACGAAGGCAGAGAAACTGTCAAAATAAAAGTGACCAACACAGGAGACCGTCCTATTCAGGTAGGTTCACACTTCCACTTTTTCGAAGTTAATAAGGCAATGAGTTTTGACCGTGAAAAAGCTTTCGGAAAGAGACTGAATATTGTAGCAAGTACTGCAGTGCGCTTCGAACCGGGAGAAGAAAAAGAAGTAGAGTTGGTAGAAATAGGAGGAACCAAAAAAGCAATGGGCTTCAATAACCTTGTTGATGGACAGGTAGATTCTGAAGATCAGAAAAAAGCAAGCCTTGCAAAAGTTGAAGAATTAAACTTTAAAAATTACTAA
- a CDS encoding winged helix-turn-helix transcriptional regulator — translation MTKIKETSTNFANKKALSDECPEVYTSNIIGGQWALAICCYLINGKMRFSELKKRLQNITERMLTLQLRRLEEDKIITRTVYAEVPPRVEYELTEIGYKLKTIILEFEKWGIEHQSLVQKENNSKE, via the coding sequence ATGACTAAAATAAAGGAAACCTCAACTAATTTCGCTAATAAAAAAGCGCTTTCAGACGAATGTCCGGAAGTCTATACATCCAATATCATCGGTGGGCAATGGGCACTCGCCATCTGTTGCTATCTTATCAATGGGAAAATGAGATTTAGTGAACTAAAGAAACGGCTTCAGAACATTACAGAGCGTATGCTTACCCTTCAGCTTCGCAGGCTGGAGGAAGACAAGATTATTACCAGAACAGTATATGCTGAAGTCCCGCCACGGGTTGAATATGAATTAACGGAAATAGGTTATAAACTGAAAACGATTATTCTTGAGTTTGAGAAATGGGGAATAGAGCATCAATCACTTGTTCAAAAAGAAAACAACAGCAAAGAATAA
- the ureA gene encoding urease subunit gamma, translating into MHLTPRETEKLMLFLAGELALKRKARGLKLNYPESIALISHFLLEGARDGKKVAELMQEGANLLTKDDVMPGVAEMIHDVQIEATFPDGTKLVTVHNPIR; encoded by the coding sequence ATGCACTTAACACCGAGAGAAACGGAGAAGCTTATGCTATTTCTGGCAGGCGAACTCGCTCTAAAAAGAAAGGCTAGAGGCCTTAAATTAAACTATCCAGAATCTATAGCATTAATCAGTCATTTTTTGCTTGAAGGAGCAAGAGACGGGAAAAAAGTAGCTGAACTGATGCAGGAAGGCGCTAATCTTTTGACCAAAGATGATGTGATGCCCGGCGTGGCAGAAATGATCCACGATGTTCAGATTGAAGCTACATTCCCTGATGGAACCAAGCTGGTAACCGTACACAATCCAATCCGTTAA
- a CDS encoding CorA family divalent cation transporter, producing the protein MPIDTIYRSTHCEWVDVEAPTAEDLKFLHERYEINNLLLEDTIDPNHLPKYEEDGNVKFFLLRESTELERKNLNTISDISTKIAIFILDKTIITIHRMKTRSISETKKKLTLTQAEVTPQKVALMIAILIMKSFDDESISLLETMDNIENEIFLKNTNHTSQIRRLYKLKRKSGLNSRVLVISTDAIDKFKLLNLQDSEIVDLKDKHKDVVADFDHLNIQITNLISMFLALSDQKANQVMKVLAIYSVYFLPITFIAGVYGMNFDNMPELHHKYGYYFTLGGMALVVVSTFIYVRRRQW; encoded by the coding sequence ATGCCAATTGATACGATATACAGAAGCACCCACTGCGAATGGGTAGATGTAGAGGCTCCTACTGCAGAAGACCTGAAATTTCTTCATGAACGATACGAAATCAACAATCTTCTTCTGGAAGATACCATAGATCCCAATCATCTTCCCAAATATGAAGAAGATGGGAATGTAAAATTCTTTCTTCTCCGTGAAAGTACTGAACTGGAAAGAAAAAACCTGAACACCATTAGTGATATCAGTACAAAAATTGCGATTTTTATTCTGGATAAAACCATTATCACCATTCACAGAATGAAAACCAGAAGTATTTCTGAAACGAAGAAAAAGCTAACGCTCACCCAGGCAGAAGTAACTCCTCAGAAAGTAGCCTTAATGATCGCAATATTGATTATGAAAAGCTTTGATGATGAGTCCATAAGCTTACTGGAAACCATGGATAATATTGAAAATGAGATCTTCCTTAAGAATACCAATCATACCAGTCAGATCCGAAGACTGTACAAACTAAAAAGAAAATCCGGGCTTAATTCAAGGGTTTTAGTTATTTCTACGGATGCCATCGACAAGTTTAAACTATTAAACCTACAGGATTCTGAAATTGTAGATTTAAAGGATAAACATAAGGATGTAGTGGCCGATTTTGATCATCTGAATATTCAGATTACCAACCTGATTTCGATGTTTCTGGCTCTTTCGGACCAAAAAGCCAATCAGGTGATGAAAGTTTTGGCCATCTATTCGGTATACTTCTTACCGATTACTTTTATTGCCGGAGTTTATGGGATGAATTTTGATAATATGCCTGAGCTTCATCATAAATATGGCTATTACTTTACATTAGGAGGTATGGCATTGGTTGTTGTGAGTACGTTTATCTATGTGAGGCGCAGACAATGGTAA
- a CDS encoding patatin-like phospholipase family protein → MKTENLNKILEDNSLSQASKDKLVAVHGNISAKEFSDLLDAEGNQYIEFVQEGGGVWGSALVGYLYGLEIFGIRFLKVAGTSAGAINTMLIAACKTKEEPKSELIKDILFSWDFADFMDGKTYVKTTLHGMLNNKNFFRINAIIAAILFIILVSIPFAVPSESILSAKLMFLIPLIPAIILFLCIKKLYNNFRKENSGLNPGNVFLNTMKTALDNFGIKTVAHLNDKFVQKEWDLNLNYRYGNGQEYYNITLAGIEKIRTKNLEHIDLTRYKIYYDSAVNNDYYKNNPFYLLRSEYVVITTDINAKIKVELPTMANLYWSEEELKHISPAEFVRASMSVPFFFEPFQKRINKDEDSVKYAWKFWMNTKKEDINPVGVFIDGGSISNFPIDLFHADDVFYPRMPLFGVQLTNDSDLLSEKGKTSEEILNTPFSYAGNIISTLQGFNDKVFLTKHSFYRLYSIQTVNCGASSWLNFFMKKEEKEDLFNRGFQAALDFLNQFDWEKYKYERMMLTMKEKKILKEKDTPTVG, encoded by the coding sequence ATGAAAACTGAAAACCTCAACAAAATTCTGGAAGATAATTCTCTTTCGCAGGCATCTAAGGATAAGCTTGTTGCTGTACACGGGAACATTTCTGCCAAAGAATTTTCTGATCTTTTGGATGCGGAAGGTAATCAGTATATAGAATTTGTACAGGAGGGCGGCGGAGTCTGGGGAAGCGCCTTGGTGGGCTATCTTTATGGATTGGAAATCTTTGGAATCCGTTTTTTGAAAGTGGCAGGAACCAGCGCCGGAGCCATTAATACCATGCTTATCGCAGCCTGTAAAACCAAAGAAGAACCTAAAAGTGAACTTATCAAAGATATTCTGTTCAGCTGGGATTTTGCTGATTTTATGGATGGGAAAACATATGTAAAAACAACCCTGCACGGAATGCTGAACAATAAGAATTTCTTTAGAATCAATGCTATTATTGCAGCCATTTTATTCATCATTCTTGTCAGTATTCCTTTTGCAGTTCCTTCAGAAAGCATTCTGAGCGCTAAACTGATGTTTTTAATTCCTTTGATTCCAGCGATTATCCTTTTTCTCTGTATCAAAAAATTATACAACAACTTCAGAAAAGAAAACAGCGGGCTTAATCCCGGAAATGTTTTCCTGAATACCATGAAAACTGCCCTCGATAATTTTGGAATCAAAACAGTAGCCCATCTTAATGATAAATTTGTACAAAAGGAGTGGGATCTGAACCTCAACTACCGCTATGGAAACGGGCAGGAATATTATAACATCACTTTAGCAGGTATTGAAAAAATAAGGACTAAAAATCTGGAACATATCGACCTGACAAGGTATAAAATCTATTATGACAGCGCCGTTAATAACGATTATTATAAAAACAACCCATTTTACCTTCTCCGGTCTGAATATGTTGTGATTACTACAGACATCAATGCTAAAATAAAGGTAGAATTACCTACTATGGCCAATTTATACTGGTCTGAAGAGGAACTGAAGCACATCAGCCCGGCAGAGTTTGTAAGAGCCTCTATGTCTGTTCCTTTTTTCTTTGAACCTTTTCAGAAGAGAATTAATAAGGATGAAGATTCTGTTAAATATGCCTGGAAATTCTGGATGAATACCAAAAAGGAAGACATTAATCCTGTCGGAGTTTTCATTGATGGTGGCAGTATTTCCAATTTCCCAATTGATCTGTTTCATGCGGATGACGTTTTTTACCCGAGAATGCCTCTTTTTGGGGTGCAGCTGACCAATGACTCTGATCTTCTTTCTGAAAAAGGAAAAACCAGTGAGGAAATCCTTAATACTCCTTTCAGTTATGCAGGAAATATCATCAGTACTCTACAGGGATTTAATGACAAAGTTTTTCTTACCAAACATAGTTTCTATCGCCTGTACAGCATACAAACCGTTAACTGTGGGGCCAGCAGCTGGCTCAATTTCTTTATGAAAAAAGAAGAGAAAGAAGACCTTTTCAACAGAGGCTTTCAGGCTGCCCTTGACTTTCTGAACCAATTTGATTGGGAGAAATATAAGTATGAACGTATGATGCTTACCATGAAGGAGAAAAAAATACTGAAAGAAAAAGATACGCCTACGGTGGGATAA
- a CDS encoding 3-oxoacyl-ACP synthase III family protein, translating to MIKSTIKGVGFYVPDNVVTNDDLAKLMTTNDEWITERTGIKERRHRKNRNDSQETAAYLGFKASEKAIEKAGLTAKDIDYIVFATLSPDYYFPGCGVLLQDMLGCDTIGALDVRNQCSGFVYSVSVANAFIKSGMYKNILVVGAEVHSFGLDFSDEGRGVSVIFGDGAGAIVLSATEDENAGDILAVNMHSEGKYADELCTQFPGSKFGWSDRMRKEPENVTNKEVYPIMNGNFVFKHAVTRFPETMMEALNKAGKTVEDLDMFIPHQANLRIAQFVQQKFGLPDDKIFNNIQKYGNTTAASIPIALSEAIEQGKIKRGDLVLLSAFGSGFTWGSVLFEY from the coding sequence ATGATTAAAAGTACAATAAAAGGTGTGGGATTTTATGTTCCAGATAACGTTGTTACAAATGATGATTTAGCCAAACTAATGACAACCAATGATGAATGGATTACGGAAAGAACAGGCATCAAGGAAAGAAGACATAGAAAAAACAGAAATGATTCTCAGGAAACTGCAGCTTACTTAGGGTTCAAAGCATCAGAAAAAGCGATTGAGAAAGCAGGTTTAACCGCTAAAGATATTGACTATATTGTGTTTGCCACCCTTTCTCCGGATTATTATTTTCCAGGGTGTGGAGTGTTACTTCAGGATATGCTTGGGTGTGATACCATCGGAGCATTGGATGTGAGAAACCAATGTTCAGGATTTGTATATTCTGTGAGTGTTGCCAACGCTTTTATTAAGTCAGGAATGTATAAGAATATCCTTGTTGTAGGGGCAGAGGTTCATTCTTTCGGATTAGATTTTTCTGATGAAGGAAGAGGGGTTTCTGTTATCTTCGGAGATGGGGCAGGAGCTATTGTACTTTCAGCAACAGAAGATGAAAATGCAGGAGATATATTAGCCGTAAACATGCATTCTGAAGGGAAATATGCAGATGAATTGTGTACACAGTTCCCAGGTTCTAAGTTCGGATGGAGTGACAGAATGAGAAAAGAACCTGAAAATGTAACGAATAAAGAAGTGTATCCTATCATGAACGGAAACTTCGTATTCAAACATGCGGTAACAAGATTCCCGGAAACCATGATGGAAGCTTTAAACAAAGCAGGAAAAACAGTAGAAGATCTTGATATGTTCATTCCACATCAGGCCAATCTGAGAATTGCTCAGTTTGTTCAGCAGAAATTCGGATTGCCGGATGATAAGATCTTTAATAACATTCAGAAATACGGAAATACTACAGCTGCTTCTATTCCCATTGCTTTAAGTGAAGCTATTGAACAGGGAAAAATTAAAAGAGGAGATTTAGTTCTTCTTTCAGCTTTCGGAAGTGGATTTACATGGGGAAGTGTATTGTTTGAATATTAA
- a CDS encoding DUF2199 domain-containing protein: MKYICECCGEEKEDWPALAYNFPYFYSCLSEEELKDAELTSDLCVVKTPEDTHRFIRTVLVQEVTDDCRDVEYGIWVSLSEKNFNEYVENYDNKEFKAEYFGWLSTYLPDYDYQESVPTTVVVDNSIGRPFVFPHQSYEHPFVSDFYNGITKEEAEKRINRVLNSK, from the coding sequence ATGAAATACATCTGTGAATGCTGCGGTGAAGAAAAAGAAGACTGGCCTGCATTAGCCTATAATTTCCCATATTTTTATTCCTGCTTATCTGAGGAAGAGCTAAAAGACGCTGAACTTACCTCGGATCTTTGTGTAGTTAAAACTCCTGAAGACACTCATAGATTTATCCGGACTGTTTTAGTACAAGAGGTTACTGATGACTGCAGAGATGTAGAATATGGAATCTGGGTTTCTTTAAGTGAAAAGAACTTCAATGAATATGTAGAAAATTACGACAATAAAGAATTTAAAGCAGAGTATTTCGGATGGCTTTCCACTTACTTACCTGATTATGATTATCAGGAAAGTGTTCCTACCACAGTGGTTGTTGACAATTCTATTGGACGTCCATTTGTTTTTCCACATCAAAGTTATGAACATCCTTTTGTAAGTGATTTTTACAATGGAATTACAAAAGAAGAGGCTGAAAAGAGAATCAATAGGGTTTTAAATAGTAAATAG